In one Streptomyces sp. NBC_01241 genomic region, the following are encoded:
- a CDS encoding PLP-dependent aminotransferase family protein, which yields MAQWTSAVGAAQLARQLQAQQPRPAGPGTRRPPAYRALADGVRLLVLEGRVPVAARLPAERELALALSVSRTTVAAAYEALRTEGFLESRRGAGSWTAVPAGNPLPARGLEPLPPESLGSMIDLGCASLPAPEPWLTRAVQGALEELAPYAHTHGDYPAGLPALRQMIADRYTERGIPTMPEQIMVTTGAMGAIDAICHLFAGRGERIAVESPSYANILQLMREAGARLVPVAMEEGLAGWDINRWRQVLRDAAPRLAYVVADFHNPTGALADEDRRRDLVDAARSAGTVLVVDETMNELYLDDDVRMPRRVCAFDPAGSTVLTVGSASKAFWAGMRIGWVRAAPDVIRSLVAARAYADMGTPVLEQLAVNWLMRTGGWEQAVQVRREQARENRDSLVAALRRELPDWEFSVPRGGLTLWVRTGGLSGSRLAVVGERVGVRVPSGPRFGVDGAFEGYVRLPFTVGGPVADEAAVRLAAAARLVGSGAGAGVEAPRTFVA from the coding sequence ATGGCGCAGTGGACTTCGGCAGTCGGTGCGGCACAGCTCGCCCGGCAGCTCCAGGCCCAACAGCCCCGGCCCGCCGGACCGGGCACCCGCAGGCCGCCCGCCTATCGTGCGCTGGCCGACGGGGTCCGTCTACTCGTCCTGGAAGGCCGGGTGCCGGTGGCCGCCCGGCTCCCCGCGGAGCGTGAACTGGCGCTCGCCCTGTCCGTCAGCCGCACCACCGTCGCCGCCGCGTACGAGGCGCTGCGCACCGAGGGGTTCCTGGAGTCCCGCCGCGGCGCCGGCAGCTGGACGGCCGTACCCGCGGGCAACCCGCTGCCCGCACGCGGCCTGGAACCCCTTCCGCCGGAATCGCTCGGTTCGATGATCGACCTGGGCTGCGCCTCGCTGCCCGCCCCCGAACCGTGGCTGACCCGGGCGGTCCAGGGCGCCCTCGAGGAACTGGCACCGTACGCCCACACCCACGGCGACTACCCGGCCGGACTGCCCGCGCTGCGGCAGATGATCGCCGACCGCTACACCGAGCGTGGCATCCCGACCATGCCCGAACAGATCATGGTCACCACCGGCGCGATGGGCGCGATCGACGCGATCTGCCACCTCTTCGCGGGCCGCGGCGAACGGATCGCGGTGGAGTCCCCGAGCTACGCCAACATCCTCCAGTTGATGCGGGAGGCGGGTGCCCGGCTGGTGCCGGTGGCCATGGAGGAGGGGCTCGCCGGCTGGGACATCAACCGGTGGCGGCAGGTGCTGCGGGACGCGGCGCCGCGGCTCGCCTACGTCGTCGCCGACTTCCACAACCCCACCGGCGCGCTGGCCGACGAGGACCGGCGGCGCGACCTGGTGGACGCCGCCCGCTCCGCCGGCACGGTCCTCGTCGTCGACGAGACCATGAACGAGCTGTACCTCGACGACGACGTACGGATGCCGCGCCGGGTCTGTGCCTTCGATCCGGCGGGCTCCACCGTGCTCACCGTCGGATCGGCGAGCAAGGCATTCTGGGCCGGTATGCGCATCGGCTGGGTGCGTGCCGCCCCGGACGTGATCCGCAGCCTGGTGGCCGCCCGCGCCTACGCCGACATGGGCACGCCCGTTCTGGAGCAGCTCGCCGTCAACTGGCTGATGCGCACTGGCGGCTGGGAGCAGGCCGTGCAGGTCCGCCGTGAACAGGCGCGGGAGAACCGGGACTCGCTGGTCGCCGCGCTCCGCCGGGAGCTGCCGGACTGGGAGTTCTCGGTTCCGCGCGGGGGGCTGACGCTCTGGGTGCGGACAGGCGGCCTCTCGGGCTCCCGGCTCGCGGTGGTGGGGGAGCGGGTCGGTGTACGCGTTCCCTCCGGTCCCCGGTTCGGTGTCGACGGCGCCTTCGAGGGGTACGTACGGCTGCCGTTCACGGTCGGGGGGCCGGTCGCGGACGAGGCGGCGGTGCGGCTCGCGGCGGCGGCGCGGCTGGTGGGTTCGGGGGCGGGTGCGGGGGTGGAGGCGCCCCGTACCTTCGTCGCCTGA
- a CDS encoding YczE/YyaS/YitT family protein — MSITPVPRGARLPRRLIQLYVGLALYGASSALLVRAGLGLEPWGVLHQGLAERTGLSIGVVSIIVGAAVLLLWIPIRQRPGLGTVSNVFAVGIAMDGTLALVPDVHGLAAEIAVMVAGVVVNGVATGLYIAARFGPGPRDGLMTGLHLRTGRSIRRVRTLIEVAVVATGFALGGTLGAGTVLYALAIGPLAQFFLHFFAVDGRTAGETAAGADDEAALAPARDNGDTTVTTPTPEQAILPK; from the coding sequence TTGTCCATCACTCCCGTCCCTCGCGGGGCGCGCCTCCCCCGAAGGCTGATTCAGCTGTACGTCGGTCTCGCGCTGTACGGAGCGAGTTCGGCGCTCCTGGTCCGTGCCGGGCTCGGTCTCGAACCCTGGGGAGTGCTGCATCAGGGGCTCGCGGAGCGCACCGGGCTGTCCATCGGAGTCGTCTCGATCATCGTCGGCGCCGCCGTCCTGCTGCTGTGGATACCGATCAGGCAGCGTCCGGGGCTCGGCACCGTCTCCAATGTCTTCGCCGTCGGAATCGCCATGGACGGCACGCTGGCGCTCGTGCCCGACGTGCACGGTCTCGCCGCGGAGATCGCAGTGATGGTGGCGGGGGTCGTGGTCAACGGTGTCGCGACGGGGCTGTACATCGCGGCGCGGTTCGGCCCGGGACCGCGCGACGGACTCATGACCGGTCTGCATCTGCGTACCGGCCGCTCCATCCGGCGGGTCCGCACCCTGATCGAGGTGGCGGTGGTGGCGACCGGCTTCGCACTCGGCGGCACACTCGGCGCGGGCACGGTCCTCTATGCCCTGGCCATCGGCCCGCTCGCCCAGTTCTTCCTGCACTTCTTCGCGGTCGACGGCCGGACGGCCGGGGAGACCGCCGCCGGAGCCGACGACGAGGCGGCCCTCGCACCCGCGCGGGACAATGGCGACACCACCGTCACCACCCCGACACCGGAGCAGGCGATACTGCCGAAGTGA
- a CDS encoding glycerophosphodiester phosphodiesterase produces the protein MTSVRHPYLDHPSTIPFAHRGGAADGIENTTAAFRRAADAGYRYFETDVHTTADGRLVAFHDATLDRVTDARGRIAELPWSEVRRARVAGREPLPLFEELLETFPEARWNVDIKAGPALVPLVDLIRRTHAWDRVCVGSFSEARVARAHRLAGPRLATSYGVRGVLGLRLRSFGVPAALRAGAVCAQVPESQNGIRVVDRRFVREAHARGLQVHVWTVNEPERMAALLDLGVDGIMTDHIETLRTVLSERGAWA, from the coding sequence GTGACCTCCGTACGCCACCCCTATCTGGACCATCCCTCGACGATCCCCTTCGCCCACCGAGGCGGCGCCGCCGACGGGATCGAGAACACGACGGCCGCGTTCCGCCGGGCCGCCGACGCCGGATACCGCTACTTCGAGACCGATGTGCACACCACGGCGGACGGCCGCCTGGTGGCCTTCCATGACGCCACGCTGGACCGGGTGACGGACGCCCGGGGCCGGATAGCCGAGCTGCCGTGGAGCGAGGTGCGGCGGGCCAGGGTGGCGGGCCGGGAGCCGCTGCCGCTGTTCGAGGAGCTGCTGGAGACCTTCCCGGAAGCCCGCTGGAACGTCGACATCAAGGCCGGGCCGGCCCTGGTCCCGCTGGTCGACCTGATCCGCCGGACGCATGCCTGGGACCGGGTCTGCGTCGGCTCGTTCTCGGAGGCCAGGGTCGCCCGGGCCCATCGTCTCGCGGGGCCCCGGCTCGCCACCTCCTACGGCGTCCGCGGCGTGCTGGGCCTGCGGCTGCGCTCGTTCGGCGTTCCGGCGGCACTGCGGGCCGGCGCCGTGTGCGCGCAGGTGCCGGAGAGTCAGAACGGCATCCGGGTGGTCGACCGCCGCTTCGTGCGCGAGGCGCACGCACGCGGACTCCAGGTGCACGTCTGGACGGTGAACGAACCTGAGCGGATGGCAGCGCTCCTCGACCTCGGCGTGGATGGCATCATGACCGATCACATCGAGACGCTGCGTACGGTGCTGAGCGAGCGCGGGGCCTGGGCCTGA
- a CDS encoding MFS transporter, with protein sequence MSAETADTAEPTELATGSADAASRRREQRGWYFYDFACSVYSTSVLTVFLGPYLTSVAKAAADADGFVHPLGIPVRAGSLFAYAVSVSVVVAVLVMPVVGAAADRTGRKKPLLAAAAYVGAAATTGMFFLDGHRYLLGAFLLIVANASISVSMVLYNAYLPQIAEPEERDAVSSRGWAFGYTSGAFVLVLNLVLYTGHDSFGLSESDAVRICLASAGVWWGAFTLVPLRRLRDRRVTPGGEGAVGSGWRQLMNTLRDMRRHPLTLSFLLAYLVYNDGVQTVISQASVYGSEELGLDQTTLITAVLLVQVLAVAGALGMGRLARVYGAKRTILGSLVVWTLILVAGYFLPADAPVFFYVLASAIGLVLGGSQALSRSLFSHLVPSGKEAEYFSAYEMSDRGLSWLGPLVFGLAYQLTGSYRDAIISLVIFFAAGSVLLARVPIRRAVAAAGNPVPERI encoded by the coding sequence TTGAGCGCCGAGACCGCGGATACGGCCGAGCCGACGGAGCTCGCGACGGGTTCCGCAGACGCCGCGAGCCGCAGACGGGAACAGCGCGGCTGGTATTTCTACGATTTCGCCTGCTCCGTCTACTCGACCAGTGTCCTGACGGTGTTCCTCGGCCCCTATCTGACTTCGGTCGCCAAGGCGGCCGCCGACGCCGACGGTTTCGTGCACCCGCTGGGCATACCGGTGCGCGCCGGGTCGCTCTTCGCCTACGCGGTCTCCGTGTCGGTGGTGGTCGCGGTGCTCGTGATGCCGGTCGTGGGCGCCGCGGCGGACCGTACGGGACGGAAGAAACCGCTGCTCGCGGCCGCCGCCTACGTGGGGGCCGCCGCCACCACCGGCATGTTCTTCCTGGACGGTCACCGTTATCTGCTGGGCGCGTTCCTGCTGATCGTGGCGAACGCCTCGATCTCGGTGTCGATGGTGCTTTACAACGCCTATCTGCCGCAGATCGCCGAACCGGAGGAGCGGGACGCGGTCTCCTCGCGCGGCTGGGCGTTCGGATACACCTCGGGCGCGTTCGTCCTCGTCCTGAACCTGGTGCTGTACACGGGCCACGACTCCTTCGGTCTCTCCGAGTCCGACGCGGTGCGGATCTGTCTCGCGTCGGCCGGCGTCTGGTGGGGCGCCTTCACGCTCGTACCACTGCGCCGGCTGCGCGACCGACGGGTGACGCCGGGCGGCGAAGGGGCGGTCGGTTCGGGGTGGCGGCAGCTGATGAACACCCTGCGCGACATGCGCCGACATCCGCTGACGCTCTCCTTCCTGCTGGCGTACCTCGTCTACAACGACGGCGTGCAGACGGTGATCTCCCAGGCGTCGGTGTACGGCTCCGAGGAACTGGGCCTGGACCAGACGACGCTGATCACGGCCGTGCTGCTGGTGCAGGTGCTCGCGGTGGCCGGAGCGCTGGGGATGGGCCGGCTGGCGCGGGTGTACGGCGCGAAGCGCACGATTCTCGGCTCGCTCGTCGTCTGGACGCTGATTCTCGTCGCCGGATATTTCCTGCCCGCCGACGCGCCGGTCTTCTTCTATGTGCTGGCCTCGGCGATCGGCCTGGTGCTCGGCGGCAGCCAGGCGCTTTCCCGCTCGCTGTTCTCCCATCTGGTGCCGAGCGGCAAGGAGGCCGAGTACTTCTCCGCGTACGAGATGAGCGACCGCGGACTGAGCTGGCTGGGGCCACTGGTGTTCGGGCTCGCGTATCAGCTGACCGGGAGCTACCGGGATGCGATCATCTCGTTGGTGATCTTCTTCGCGGCCGGTTCCGTACTGCTCGCGAGGGTGCCGATCCGGCGGGCCGTGGCGGCCGCGGGCAATCCCGTACCCGAACGGATTTAG
- a CDS encoding RNA polymerase-binding protein RbpA, protein MSERALRGTRLVVTSYETDRGIDLAPRQAVEYACQNGHRFEMPFSVEAEIPPEWECKACGAMALLVDGDGPEEKKGKPARTHWDMLMERRTREELEEVLAERLAVLRSGAMNIAVHPRDSRKSA, encoded by the coding sequence ATGAGTGAGCGAGCTCTCCGCGGCACGCGACTCGTGGTTACCAGCTACGAGACGGACCGCGGCATCGATCTGGCCCCGCGCCAGGCGGTGGAGTACGCATGCCAGAACGGACATCGATTTGAGATGCCGTTCTCGGTAGAGGCGGAAATTCCGCCGGAGTGGGAGTGCAAGGCGTGCGGCGCCATGGCACTCCTGGTGGACGGGGATGGCCCCGAGGAGAAGAAGGGCAAGCCTGCGCGTACGCACTGGGACATGCTCATGGAACGGCGCACACGCGAGGAGCTGGAGGAGGTGCTGGCCGAGAGGCTGGCGGTTCTGCGCTCCGGAGCCATGAACATCGCCGTGCATCCGCGGGACAGCAGGAAGTCTGCCTGA
- the fxsA gene encoding FxsA family membrane protein: MTTGTPPPTAPRRSRARTLVPLAVAAWAVLEIWLLTVVANAAGGFTVLLLLVAGIVFGAAVMKRAGRRAFRNLTETLQRMPGQPGTAAAPQAASPGTEGNGFLMLGGLLLMIPGVISDVAGLLLLVPPVRSMLGRYTERSLERRMRAAGPGSLSDAFQQARIHRPDGKIVQGEVIREDGAQPGSRADEGPRPPLTP; encoded by the coding sequence ATGACGACCGGCACACCGCCCCCGACCGCCCCCAGGCGCTCACGCGCCCGTACCCTCGTTCCGCTCGCCGTCGCCGCCTGGGCGGTGCTGGAGATCTGGCTGCTCACCGTCGTGGCGAACGCGGCGGGCGGGTTCACCGTGCTGCTGCTCCTGGTGGCGGGAATCGTGTTCGGCGCCGCCGTGATGAAGCGGGCCGGCCGCCGGGCTTTCCGCAACCTCACCGAGACGCTCCAGCGGATGCCGGGGCAGCCCGGGACGGCCGCCGCGCCGCAGGCCGCATCCCCGGGCACCGAGGGCAACGGCTTCCTGATGCTCGGCGGGCTGCTGCTGATGATCCCGGGGGTGATCTCGGACGTGGCGGGGCTTCTGCTGCTCGTGCCGCCGGTCCGTTCGATGCTCGGCCGGTACACGGAGCGGTCGCTGGAGCGCCGGATGCGCGCCGCGGGCCCCGGCAGCCTCTCCGACGCCTTCCAGCAGGCCCGTATTCACCGGCCGGACGGAAAGATCGTGCAGGGCGAGGTCATCCGTGAGGACGGCGCACAGCCGGGCTCCCGCGCCGACGAGGGCCCCCGGCCGCCGCTGACCCCCTGA
- a CDS encoding polyprenol monophosphomannose synthase: MNDGGQRRYGPLGRTLVIIPTYNEAENIKPIVSRVRAAVPEADILVADDNSPDGTGKVADELASADEQVQVLHRKGKEGLGAAYLAGFRWGIEHGYGVLVEMDADGSHQPEELPRLLTALKGADLVLGSRWVPGGRVVNWPKTREMISRGGSTYSRVLLGLRTRDVTGGYRAFRAETLEGIGLDQVASQGYCFQVDLARRAVDAGYHVVEVPITFVDREIGDSKMSRDILVEALWRVTSWGVTARTNRVLGRKAI, translated from the coding sequence GTGAACGACGGCGGTCAGCGGCGGTACGGCCCGCTCGGCAGAACCTTGGTGATCATTCCGACCTACAACGAGGCCGAGAACATCAAGCCGATCGTCAGCCGGGTGCGCGCCGCTGTGCCGGAAGCCGACATTCTGGTCGCCGACGACAACAGCCCCGACGGAACCGGCAAGGTCGCCGACGAGCTCGCCTCCGCCGACGAGCAGGTGCAGGTGTTGCACCGCAAGGGCAAGGAAGGACTGGGCGCCGCCTACCTCGCGGGCTTCCGCTGGGGCATCGAGCACGGCTACGGCGTACTCGTGGAGATGGACGCCGACGGCTCCCACCAGCCCGAGGAACTGCCCCGGCTGCTCACCGCGCTCAAGGGAGCCGACCTGGTGCTCGGCTCCCGCTGGGTGCCGGGCGGGCGCGTGGTCAACTGGCCCAAGACCCGGGAAATGATCTCCCGCGGCGGCAGCACGTACTCCCGCGTCCTCCTCGGGCTGCGGACCAGGGACGTCACGGGCGGCTACCGGGCCTTCCGCGCCGAGACCCTCGAGGGCATCGGCCTCGACCAGGTCGCCTCGCAGGGCTACTGCTTCCAGGTCGACCTGGCCCGCCGTGCCGTCGACGCCGGATATCACGTCGTCGAGGTCCCGATCACCTTCGTGGACCGCGAGATCGGCGACTCGAAGATGAGCCGCGACATCCTGGTCGAGGCGCTCTGGCGGGTCACCTCCTGGGGCGTCACTGCCCGTACGAACCGGGTCCTCGGCCGCAAGGCGATCTGA